A DNA window from Niabella yanshanensis contains the following coding sequences:
- a CDS encoding LGFP repeat-containing protein has translation MSKIFNAGPSIGNVMQQQHQASPLLYYYSKEFKEKMEGKYQEWGGESFFGLPEKKAGACWYYSRGCLYYTPQGIFEIHGEIYKKWRELGGARWGKPTTNELTCPDGKGKYNHFNHETASIYWSSHTGVFSCVGDIRQKWLSIGAEKSYLGYPTSDENDFPDGGRVSAFQGGGIYWWPDTGAIDLKDVALHYKGLVCIKETGEASGADEPYAAIGITTPFETKSFTTREYSSVDSNTSRPDYLELYRGKPNGIGLSIILMERDHGNPEEARKRVQTVVQKMHETGTLALGFIPVIGVGIAAIAGPLIQKLVPGTAQLISDFLGFADDQIGTQQITLTAKDLLLLATRTADSTYKSISFRLSTNNLRGENANYKLYFTVLPV, from the coding sequence ATGTCTAAAATTTTTAACGCTGGCCCATCCATTGGCAATGTAATGCAGCAACAACATCAGGCATCTCCCCTTCTTTATTACTATAGTAAAGAGTTTAAGGAGAAGATGGAAGGTAAATATCAGGAATGGGGTGGCGAATCTTTTTTCGGACTTCCCGAAAAGAAAGCGGGAGCTTGCTGGTATTACTCCAGAGGTTGCTTGTATTATACGCCTCAAGGCATTTTCGAAATACACGGAGAAATCTATAAAAAATGGCGGGAGCTTGGTGGAGCCCGCTGGGGTAAACCTACAACCAACGAGTTAACCTGCCCTGATGGTAAAGGCAAATACAATCATTTCAACCACGAAACTGCATCTATTTATTGGAGTTCGCATACCGGAGTCTTTAGCTGTGTAGGTGATATCAGGCAAAAATGGCTTAGCATAGGAGCAGAAAAGTCGTACTTAGGTTATCCTACAAGTGATGAAAATGACTTCCCTGATGGGGGTAGGGTAAGTGCATTTCAAGGAGGAGGTATTTATTGGTGGCCCGATACCGGTGCTATTGATTTGAAAGACGTAGCCCTACACTACAAGGGTCTCGTATGTATTAAAGAAACAGGTGAAGCCTCCGGAGCCGATGAACCTTATGCGGCCATCGGGATTACTACGCCATTTGAAACAAAGTCTTTTACCACGCGGGAGTATAGTAGTGTAGACTCTAACACCAGCCGGCCAGACTATTTAGAGTTATACAGGGGGAAACCTAATGGAATTGGCTTAAGTATTATCCTCATGGAGCGCGATCACGGCAATCCCGAAGAGGCACGTAAACGGGTACAAACAGTAGTGCAAAAAATGCATGAAACAGGAACATTGGCTCTTGGATTCATTCCTGTAATAGGTGTAGGTATAGCCGCTATCGCCGGACCTTTAATTCAAAAGCTGGTACCTGGAACAGCACAACTGATCAGCGACTTTTTGGGCTTTGCTGATGACCAGATAGGAACCCAGCAAATTACGCTGACTGCAAAAGATCTGCTATTACTGGCTACCAGAACTGCCGACTCTACCTACAAAAGCATTTCCTTCCGGCTTTCTACCAACAATTTAAGAGGGGAAAACGCCAATTATAAACTATACTTTACTGTGTTGCCGGTATAA
- the cysD gene encoding sulfate adenylyltransferase subunit CysD, giving the protein MSKYELDYLEQLEAESIFIMREVAAQFEKPALLFSGGKDSITLVQLAKKAFAPGKIPFPLVHIDTGHNFPEALAYRDNLAKELGAELIVRKVEDTIREKKLTEPKGKFASRNWLQTHTLLDTIEEFKFDACIGGARRDEEKARAKERIFSVRDEFGQWDPKLQRPELWNIYNGRIHKGENVRVFPISNWTELDVWSYIKKEKVQLPSIYFAHDRDVLVHEGQLIAVSDFITIDEGDVIVNKRVRYRTVGDMTCTAAVESSASTLDEVVTEIMATRISERGETRIDDRVTEAAMEDRKKGGYF; this is encoded by the coding sequence ATGAGCAAATACGAATTAGACTATTTAGAGCAGTTAGAAGCCGAGAGCATCTTTATCATGCGCGAAGTAGCTGCACAGTTCGAAAAACCAGCCTTGCTTTTCAGCGGCGGTAAAGATTCTATTACCCTGGTTCAATTAGCCAAAAAAGCCTTCGCGCCGGGCAAAATCCCTTTTCCCTTAGTACATATTGATACCGGGCATAATTTTCCGGAAGCCCTGGCGTATCGCGATAATCTGGCAAAAGAGTTAGGCGCGGAGTTGATCGTACGGAAAGTAGAAGATACCATACGCGAGAAAAAGCTTACTGAGCCTAAAGGGAAATTTGCCAGCCGTAACTGGTTGCAAACGCATACCCTGTTAGATACTATCGAAGAATTTAAATTCGATGCCTGTATTGGTGGCGCCCGCCGCGATGAAGAAAAAGCCCGCGCCAAAGAGCGTATTTTTTCCGTTCGTGATGAGTTTGGCCAATGGGATCCTAAACTGCAGCGTCCTGAGCTTTGGAATATTTATAACGGCCGTATTCACAAAGGTGAAAACGTAAGGGTATTCCCGATCAGTAACTGGACAGAGCTGGATGTGTGGAGCTATATCAAAAAAGAAAAGGTACAATTACCTTCTATTTATTTCGCACACGACAGGGATGTGTTGGTGCATGAGGGCCAGTTGATTGCCGTTTCTGATTTCATTACTATTGATGAAGGCGATGTAATCGTTAATAAGCGTGTACGTTATCGTACGGTAGGTGATATGACCTGTACTGCAGCGGTGGAGTCTAGTGCTTCTACATTGGATGAAGTAGTAACCGAAATAATGGCCACCCGTATATCCGAGCGCGGTGAAACCCGTATTGATGATCGCGTTACAGAGGCTGCGATGGAGGATAGGAAGAAGGGGGGGTACTTTTAG
- a CDS encoding collagen-like domain-containing protein, which translates to MMRVRNLLLVMLAFIIAAAACKKGDTGSAGPQGPKGDIGATGADGTQIFSGQGAPAATLGRNGDFYLDLTTSNMYGPRANAGWGAPYALKGANGSNGANGNAGSKIYSGNGAPDNTTGIAGDYFMSTDTYLFYGPKTEAGWGLPVNLKGPKGDKGDAGAGAISILINPSSIRWETVRIYEQPYTIADISIPQIDEDIINNGAILVYRNPRSAGTWTPLPYTLRDEPGRVWLYNYELSVGKLRLTIVKSIGTDFGDESLNTPYRIVIIKGSAIVAAKAKGINFKNYNQVKTIFNLKG; encoded by the coding sequence ATGATGAGAGTACGAAATCTTCTACTGGTGATGTTAGCCTTTATTATTGCAGCAGCTGCCTGCAAAAAAGGTGATACCGGCTCTGCCGGCCCGCAAGGGCCTAAAGGCGATATTGGTGCTACCGGGGCCGATGGCACCCAGATATTCTCCGGCCAGGGTGCACCCGCTGCCACACTGGGCAGAAACGGCGATTTTTACCTGGACCTTACGACCAGCAATATGTATGGCCCCAGGGCAAATGCCGGCTGGGGAGCGCCCTACGCTTTAAAAGGAGCCAACGGCAGTAACGGAGCTAACGGTAACGCGGGTTCCAAAATATACAGCGGCAACGGAGCGCCTGATAACACCACAGGCATTGCTGGTGATTATTTTATGAGCACGGACACCTACCTGTTTTACGGTCCTAAAACTGAAGCGGGTTGGGGCTTGCCGGTTAATTTGAAAGGACCGAAAGGCGATAAGGGAGACGCGGGCGCCGGAGCTATATCAATACTTATTAACCCATCTTCTATTAGGTGGGAAACGGTTAGAATTTATGAGCAGCCTTATACTATAGCAGACATCAGCATACCTCAGATAGATGAAGATATCATTAATAATGGTGCCATTTTAGTTTACCGTAATCCAAGAAGCGCCGGCACATGGACACCATTGCCCTATACATTGAGAGACGAACCAGGGAGGGTGTGGCTTTACAACTATGAGTTGAGTGTAGGTAAATTAAGGCTGACCATTGTAAAAAGCATCGGGACCGATTTCGGAGATGAGTCTCTTAACACTCCTTACCGGATAGTTATTATAAAAGGTAGTGCAATAGTTGCAGCAAAAGCTAAAGGCATAAACTTTAAGAATTATAACCAGGTAAAAACAATTTTCAATCTGAAAGGTTAG
- a CDS encoding RrF2 family transcriptional regulator, whose product MLTKKSQYAFKALTYLADRQKEGPVLISEISEKKKIPLKFLENILLELKKADILDSKKGKGGGYFFKVEPSTIKMAKIIRLIDGPIAMLPCVSLYFYKRCDNCNEKHCGLHDAMVEVRDATLAVLESKTLADLRD is encoded by the coding sequence ATGCTTACCAAAAAATCTCAATACGCATTTAAAGCTCTTACTTACCTTGCCGACAGGCAGAAGGAGGGACCTGTGTTGATTTCAGAGATCTCCGAAAAAAAAAAGATACCCCTTAAGTTTTTAGAGAATATCCTGCTGGAACTTAAAAAAGCTGATATCCTTGACAGTAAAAAAGGAAAAGGCGGAGGATACTTTTTTAAGGTAGAGCCATCTACTATAAAAATGGCAAAAATCATCCGTCTGATTGATGGGCCTATTGCCATGCTACCCTGCGTAAGCCTGTACTTTTATAAGCGCTGCGATAACTGCAACGAAAAGCATTGTGGCTTGCACGATGCTATGGTAGAAGTGCGTGATGCTACGCTGGCGGTACTCGAAAGCAAAACCCTGGCTGATTTGCGGGACTAA
- a CDS encoding ATP-binding protein, translating into MRFFLTLLFICMLLHGTAQKQGREAADSMLAQLHQVKHDTDKVKLLNELTYVVAGFDQERSVEYARSALQFAEKAKWPGGIITSQKYLGIILMESGKRKEALPHFEKAYQLSENLKDKREQTTILYNIGSLHQHENRYKEALDLYFQGIKLAEETKTKGLLAKGFYLVAVILTQQYNFDKARQYARAAASIYSSERNFHEEANNLEIIGVSYLLEKNFQEAKSPLFNALDLFKKIGNEVGMARIYSQLVECYGDSPAVQLDYIDKSQQIWNANKTMTIYAISNIGNRGIVYFHLYQHDSLRKKMPTNFNRSQNELLTIAEKDLKEGIRLAKSVGNSELLMQFDKSYAALLKEKGDYQQAFEILADSYRLQDTLFSQSTKNKIAAIESTREIEARDKQIQINQLALSNERHTRWGITAGAGLLLVIGGLLFYQNRLRRKTNTTLLTLNNELDEANKVKTKFFGILSHDLRSPIVNLINFLHLQKEMPDLFSKERQVHHQKELTESAESLLETMEAMLLWSKSQMEHFAPQKTIISVHDLFKFLEKQFSASGIAVQFQDPGQLTVSSDEDYLKTIMYNLTSNAVKALGNTEKPQIIWKAWQNENQVKLSITDNGPGVHPEQLDALYNENAVVGTRHGLGLHLIRDLAKAINCRVLHQPGLEKGSVFQIIM; encoded by the coding sequence ATGCGTTTTTTTTTAACCTTGCTGTTCATATGTATGTTGTTGCACGGAACTGCCCAAAAGCAGGGGCGTGAAGCTGCCGATTCAATGCTTGCACAACTACATCAGGTAAAACATGACACAGATAAGGTAAAATTACTTAATGAACTGACTTATGTAGTTGCCGGCTTTGACCAGGAAAGATCGGTTGAATATGCCCGTAGTGCGCTGCAGTTCGCAGAGAAGGCAAAATGGCCAGGAGGTATTATTACTTCGCAAAAGTATCTGGGTATTATTCTTATGGAATCCGGAAAAAGGAAAGAGGCCTTACCTCATTTCGAAAAGGCGTATCAATTAAGCGAAAATCTTAAAGATAAAAGAGAGCAAACGACTATACTTTATAATATCGGGTCACTTCATCAGCATGAAAACAGGTATAAAGAGGCACTCGACCTTTATTTCCAGGGAATAAAGCTTGCAGAGGAAACAAAAACTAAGGGTTTACTAGCCAAAGGCTTTTATCTTGTTGCGGTAATTTTGACGCAACAGTATAATTTTGATAAAGCCAGGCAATATGCAAGAGCTGCGGCGTCTATATATAGCAGTGAGCGGAATTTTCATGAGGAAGCTAATAATCTTGAGATAATAGGAGTTAGTTATCTCCTGGAAAAGAACTTTCAGGAAGCAAAGTCGCCTCTTTTTAACGCTTTGGATCTTTTCAAAAAAATAGGAAACGAAGTTGGCATGGCACGCATATACTCCCAGCTTGTAGAGTGTTATGGCGATAGCCCCGCAGTTCAATTAGATTACATTGACAAATCTCAGCAAATATGGAATGCCAATAAGACGATGACCATTTACGCTATTAGCAATATTGGCAATAGGGGAATCGTCTACTTTCATTTGTACCAGCATGATAGTTTAAGAAAAAAAATGCCAACCAATTTTAATCGCTCACAAAATGAGCTTTTAACGATTGCAGAAAAGGATCTAAAAGAGGGAATAAGACTTGCTAAATCGGTTGGCAACAGTGAATTGCTGATGCAATTTGATAAATCCTACGCTGCTTTGTTAAAAGAGAAGGGAGATTATCAGCAGGCATTCGAAATTTTGGCTGATAGTTACAGGCTACAGGACACGTTGTTTTCTCAAAGTACTAAAAATAAAATCGCAGCCATAGAAAGCACCCGTGAAATTGAAGCCCGGGACAAACAAATACAAATCAATCAGCTGGCCTTAAGTAATGAACGGCACACCCGCTGGGGGATTACCGCCGGTGCAGGCTTGCTTTTGGTAATAGGAGGTTTGCTGTTTTATCAAAACCGACTCCGCCGAAAAACCAATACCACCCTGCTTACTTTAAATAATGAACTGGATGAGGCCAATAAAGTAAAAACAAAATTCTTTGGTATCCTGAGCCATGACCTGCGCAGTCCCATTGTGAACCTGATCAATTTCCTGCACCTGCAGAAAGAAATGCCCGACCTTTTTAGTAAGGAACGCCAGGTGCATCATCAAAAAGAACTAACCGAATCTGCGGAAAGCCTGTTGGAGACTATGGAAGCGATGCTGTTATGGAGCAAAAGCCAGATGGAACATTTCGCACCTCAAAAGACAATAATATCTGTGCACGACCTGTTTAAGTTTCTTGAGAAACAATTTAGTGCCTCGGGAATCGCTGTGCAGTTTCAAGATCCAGGTCAGCTAACGGTGAGCTCCGACGAAGACTACCTCAAAACTATCATGTACAACCTCACCTCCAACGCGGTTAAAGCATTGGGAAATACCGAAAAACCGCAAATCATCTGGAAGGCCTGGCAAAATGAAAACCAGGTAAAATTGAGTATTACTGACAATGGGCCGGGCGTACATCCCGAGCAGCTGGATGCATTATATAATGAAAATGCAGTGGTGGGTACCCGACATGGACTGGGTTTACACCTGATCCGTGACCTGGCCAAAGCTATTAATTGCCGGGTGCTCCATCAACCAGGTTTAGAAAAAGGTTCTGTTTTTCAGATAATTATGTAA
- a CDS encoding helix-turn-helix transcriptional regulator, with protein MHPRSLPIPLYLRPYVKSALWLNRNAGEAFNFHILPRFHPAFIFSTEDTQDVANRYAGNELVFQPCNIYFGGGGVVPSLFTIPVKMDIILVLLHPQGTGAFWQEDAVHFFDRPAKISRDGQQLRILNEMIQEARTIDEKWQHILAFLTKKLLKKLPHNFSYVQRAISLIRQTSGIVSIETLARGSYTSQRNLLDSFRQYVGATPKQLASMARFNSLVKKYIINPDIKALYGKLERHGYHDASHLYKDFSRYVALTPQEFIGQENGINLVV; from the coding sequence ATGCACCCCCGATCACTACCAATACCATTATACCTGCGGCCTTATGTGAAAAGCGCCCTGTGGCTAAATCGTAATGCGGGTGAGGCGTTTAACTTTCATATACTTCCGCGTTTTCATCCGGCTTTTATTTTTTCAACGGAAGATACGCAGGATGTAGCCAACCGGTATGCCGGCAACGAACTGGTGTTTCAGCCCTGTAATATATATTTCGGGGGAGGAGGGGTAGTTCCCAGTTTATTTACAATACCTGTTAAAATGGATATTATTCTGGTGTTGCTTCATCCACAGGGAACAGGAGCTTTCTGGCAGGAAGATGCTGTGCATTTTTTTGACAGGCCGGCTAAAATCAGTCGCGACGGTCAGCAGCTCCGTATTTTAAATGAAATGATACAGGAGGCCCGTACGATTGATGAAAAATGGCAGCATATTCTTGCTTTTCTTACAAAAAAACTCTTAAAAAAACTTCCTCATAATTTTTCTTATGTGCAGAGGGCAATAAGCCTGATCAGGCAAACCTCGGGTATTGTCAGTATTGAAACTCTGGCTCGTGGATCTTACACCAGTCAGCGTAATTTGCTGGACAGTTTTCGCCAGTATGTAGGCGCTACGCCTAAGCAGCTGGCTTCTATGGCCCGGTTCAACAGCTTGGTTAAGAAGTATATTATCAACCCCGATATTAAAGCGCTTTATGGAAAATTAGAGAGGCATGGTTATCACGACGCTTCGCACCTGTATAAAGATTTTAGCCGTTATGTAGCTCTAACGCCCCAGGAGTTTATCGGTCAGGAGAATGGTATCAATTTGGTTGTTTAG
- a CDS encoding peroxiredoxin, whose product MSLRLGDIAPDFTAQSTEGEIKFHEYLGDGWGILFSHPADYTPVCTTELGKTALLKEEFAKRNTKVLAVSVDPLDSHFGWRNDINETQNTNVEFPILADPEKNIATLYDMIHPNASEKATVRSLFIIGPDKKVKLIITYPASTGRNFTEVLRVLDSLQLTANHSVATPADWTHGEDVIVVPAISTEDAIQKFPKGVKVVKPYLRYTPQPNL is encoded by the coding sequence ATGTCATTAAGATTAGGCGATATCGCACCAGACTTTACGGCACAATCAACCGAAGGTGAAATTAAATTTCACGAGTATTTAGGCGACGGTTGGGGTATTTTATTCTCTCACCCTGCAGACTATACTCCGGTTTGTACCACTGAGTTAGGAAAAACAGCTTTATTAAAAGAGGAATTTGCAAAACGCAATACCAAGGTATTAGCGGTAAGCGTTGATCCGCTGGATAGCCATTTCGGCTGGCGCAATGATATCAACGAAACTCAAAATACCAATGTTGAGTTTCCTATTTTAGCCGATCCGGAAAAAAATATTGCAACTTTATATGATATGATCCATCCAAATGCTTCTGAAAAAGCAACGGTGCGTTCTCTATTCATTATTGGTCCTGATAAAAAAGTAAAATTAATTATCACTTATCCTGCTTCAACTGGCAGAAACTTTACTGAAGTTTTGCGTGTGTTGGATTCTCTGCAACTGACAGCGAACCACAGTGTAGCAACTCCTGCAGACTGGACACATGGTGAAGATGTGATCGTAGTACCTGCCATCAGCACTGAAGATGCGATTCAGAAGTTTCCTAAAGGTGTAAAAGTGGTAAAACCTTACCTGCGTTACACCCCACAACCTAATTTATAA
- a CDS encoding PL29 family lyase N-terminal domain-containing protein, with the protein MKKVIFLSLLLWVLAACQKKDIRELRSELNRQKDLIAQLQSALQSINTDMKTLQAIATALQAKISVVSYTATPTGYELIMSDGSKINLTNGKDGTNGANGTNGKDGVNAPLIGLRQNADGNYYWTIGGDWLLQNGQKVKANGTNGANGSNGVNGITPLLMVNATSNQWMVSYDSGNTWSVIKDGNGNPITATGATGAIGPQGPQGPAGITNFGITETETSIIITYNGNTYTLSKIGIVPTCNIGDLPSITFRGLTVILSNDAKGLLSSAAQRMRSNPDCKIIVKGYNCSTSLAERQRSWDRVKNVIDHLVQNEGISASRFIFQYSQSGRDCEYVDLAGANQNQTGGGTVPPRPTS; encoded by the coding sequence ATGAAAAAGGTCATCTTTCTTTCCCTGTTATTATGGGTACTCGCAGCCTGCCAGAAAAAGGACATCCGTGAATTACGTAGTGAGCTAAACAGGCAAAAAGATTTGATTGCTCAACTACAGAGCGCTTTGCAAAGCATTAATACCGACATGAAAACACTACAGGCCATTGCCACTGCGCTGCAGGCTAAGATAAGTGTGGTGAGCTATACAGCTACCCCCACCGGCTACGAACTTATTATGAGCGATGGCAGCAAAATAAATCTTACCAATGGCAAAGACGGCACTAACGGCGCCAATGGTACCAACGGAAAAGACGGTGTAAACGCTCCTCTAATAGGTTTAAGGCAGAATGCCGATGGGAATTACTACTGGACCATCGGTGGCGACTGGCTGCTGCAAAACGGGCAAAAGGTAAAAGCCAATGGAACCAATGGCGCTAACGGAAGCAACGGAGTCAATGGTATTACGCCCCTATTGATGGTAAACGCTACCAGCAACCAGTGGATGGTTAGCTACGACAGCGGCAATACCTGGAGTGTGATAAAAGATGGAAATGGTAACCCCATTACCGCTACCGGTGCTACAGGAGCAATCGGTCCTCAAGGCCCCCAGGGACCGGCAGGAATTACCAATTTTGGTATTACGGAAACCGAAACCAGCATTATTATTACTTATAATGGCAATACTTACACCTTATCCAAAATCGGCATAGTACCTACATGCAACATAGGAGATCTTCCCAGTATTACTTTCCGTGGACTTACAGTTATTCTTTCTAATGATGCCAAAGGCTTATTATCCTCTGCAGCACAGCGTATGAGAAGTAACCCGGATTGTAAAATAATAGTGAAGGGATACAATTGTAGTACTTCATTGGCAGAACGCCAACGAAGCTGGGATAGAGTAAAGAATGTCATCGACCACCTGGTACAAAACGAAGGTATCAGTGCCAGCCGATTTATTTTTCAGTATAGTCAAAGTGGCAGGGACTGCGAATACGTAGATCTTGCAGGCGCCAATCAAAATCAAACGGGCGGAGGAACTGTTCCACCCCGCCCTACAAGCTAA
- a CDS encoding LytR/AlgR family response regulator transcription factor — protein MAFSNTYDCIIADDHEIDRLTTLAFTKKYSFLNIVGVYENAATALAEINQLKPQVLLLDIDMGDKSGLQMRKELMTVDACIFITSYPDYAADSFDVAALDFLIKPLKAERFDRAMQRLQEYLELKYKSDLFDHSLNGDTIFIKDGHDHIKIKPHDILYLEALKDYTSIVTRKKKYCVLATLGNLLKNPSFGSFVRVHRSYAVQKHFIDKITPQEVLINEVKIPVGRSYKEGLQQLL, from the coding sequence ATGGCTTTTAGTAATACATATGACTGCATTATAGCCGACGACCATGAAATAGACCGGCTTACTACTTTGGCTTTTACAAAAAAATACAGCTTCCTGAATATTGTGGGTGTTTATGAAAACGCTGCAACTGCATTGGCAGAAATTAACCAGCTTAAGCCCCAGGTATTGCTTTTAGATATTGATATGGGCGATAAAAGTGGTCTGCAGATGCGGAAAGAGCTGATGACCGTAGATGCCTGTATTTTTATTACCTCCTATCCCGATTATGCAGCCGACAGTTTTGATGTGGCGGCGCTAGATTTTCTAATAAAACCTTTGAAGGCTGAACGGTTTGACCGCGCCATGCAAAGGCTGCAGGAATACCTGGAGCTGAAATATAAATCTGATTTGTTTGATCATAGCCTGAATGGAGATACGATTTTTATTAAAGATGGTCATGACCATATAAAGATCAAACCACATGATATTCTCTACCTGGAAGCGCTGAAGGATTACACCAGCATTGTAACCAGGAAAAAAAAGTATTGTGTGCTGGCAACTTTAGGTAACTTACTCAAAAACCCCTCTTTCGGTAGTTTTGTAAGAGTGCATAGAAGTTATGCCGTACAAAAGCATTTTATTGATAAGATAACGCCGCAGGAAGTGTTGATCAATGAAGTAAAGATACCTGTAGGGAGAAGTTATAAGGAAGGACTTCAGCAGTTACTTTAG
- a CDS encoding phosphoadenylyl-sulfate reductase produces the protein MDYGLKPKALMFTEQQIQDIENASLAEAIEIVSKQFPQETVFSTSLGQEDQVLTHVIARNNLPVKIFTLDTGRLFYEHYELLEKTNARYKTNIQVYFPEAADVEQFVNEKGVNAFFESVENRKQCCFIRKVKPLNRALQGAKVWITGLRADQSDNRKEMKMLEWDDARQLYKFNPLIHWTYEQMIDYIKENNIPYNPLHDKGFISIGCAPCTRAIEPGEDARAGRWWWEVSHKECGLHVNS, from the coding sequence ATGGACTATGGTCTTAAGCCAAAGGCTTTGATGTTTACAGAACAACAAATACAGGATATCGAAAATGCTTCTCTTGCAGAAGCTATAGAGATAGTGTCTAAGCAGTTTCCCCAGGAAACTGTTTTTTCGACTTCACTAGGCCAGGAAGACCAGGTGCTTACTCATGTAATTGCCCGGAACAACCTGCCTGTAAAAATATTTACGCTCGATACCGGGCGTCTTTTTTACGAACATTACGAACTACTCGAAAAAACAAATGCACGCTACAAAACCAATATCCAGGTGTATTTTCCTGAGGCAGCGGATGTGGAGCAATTTGTAAATGAAAAAGGCGTCAATGCCTTTTTTGAATCTGTTGAAAATCGTAAGCAATGTTGCTTTATCCGTAAAGTGAAGCCGCTGAACAGGGCTTTACAAGGGGCTAAAGTATGGATTACCGGCTTAAGAGCGGACCAGTCCGATAACAGGAAAGAGATGAAAATGCTGGAATGGGATGATGCCCGCCAGTTATACAAATTTAACCCGTTAATTCACTGGACTTACGAACAGATGATCGACTATATCAAGGAAAATAATATTCCTTACAACCCACTACACGATAAAGGTTTTATCAGTATCGGTTGTGCACCCTGTACCCGCGCCATTGAGCCGGGCGAAGACGCACGTGCCGGTCGTTGGTGGTGGGAAGTGTCGCATAAAGAATGCGGCCTTCATGTTAACAGCTAA